A genomic stretch from Aerococcaceae bacterium zg-1292 includes:
- a CDS encoding dienelactone hydrolase family protein, which translates to MKKVIKIVISLMMILLIGVTVLFQMMRYQADASVTTDGAIKTNYGWHVDVKDESGAPIIFYQGALVDAKAYLPLAKALSKGHKDVYIIDAPLDLPIFARKQAEAIIKAEQRTQLIVMGHSLGGVVASQVATENKQVVGLALLASYPSEQTDVSQLNYPVLSLYGTNDKVLNSQNWTDALKRLPSTAEVKVIDGGNHAQFGNYGPQKGDGTAEISTEAQQQIVADKVNAIFK; encoded by the coding sequence ATGAAGAAAGTAATCAAAATTGTAATAAGTCTTATGATGATACTGTTGATAGGAGTAACTGTATTATTTCAAATGATGCGCTACCAAGCAGATGCAAGTGTAACAACAGACGGGGCTATTAAAACAAATTATGGCTGGCACGTAGATGTAAAAGATGAAAGTGGTGCACCCATTATTTTTTATCAAGGAGCACTGGTAGATGCTAAAGCCTATCTGCCTTTAGCTAAAGCATTGTCAAAGGGGCATAAAGACGTGTATATCATTGATGCTCCACTGGATTTGCCAATATTTGCGCGTAAACAAGCAGAAGCAATTATCAAAGCAGAACAACGTACGCAGCTGATTGTTATGGGACATTCGCTAGGTGGCGTAGTTGCCAGTCAAGTAGCGACAGAAAATAAACAAGTAGTTGGCTTGGCGCTATTAGCAAGTTATCCGTCGGAGCAGACAGATGTGTCGCAGCTTAACTATCCGGTGCTGTCGCTATATGGCACTAACGACAAAGTACTGAATAGTCAAAATTGGACAGATGCGTTAAAACGCTTGCCGAGTACTGCCGAAGTCAAGGTGATTGATGGCGGGAATCATGCCCAGTTTGGTAATTATGGACCGCAAAAAGGAGATGGTACGGCAGAAATTTCTACTGAGGCGCAACAACAAATAGTTGCCGACAAAGTGAATGCGATATTTAAGTAG
- a CDS encoding type II toxin-antitoxin system HicA family toxin has translation MNSKELIKMVEKDGWYKVATKGSHYHYQHHSKKGKVTIPHPKKDIPLKTAKRIIKQAGLT, from the coding sequence ATGAACTCTAAGGAGCTAATTAAAATGGTTGAAAAAGATGGATGGTATAAAGTAGCAACAAAAGGAAGTCACTATCATTATCAACATCATTCAAAGAAAGGTAAGGTGACAATCCCTCACCCAAAGAAAGATATACCATTAAAAACAGCGAAAAGGATTATTAAGCAAGCGGGCTTGACCTAG
- a CDS encoding dicarboxylate/amino acid:cation symporter, giving the protein MVVSLISGLVIGLVFLLLRQHLSVHNPGAWTAINQWLFADITAEGNENALGLFYIVGQVFVRLLQLVIVPMVFTSITLAMVHIKDTEKLGRISFKTIRGFLTTSIAALLMASIIGYAVMKLGWFNVSQLAIEGATGATGSNPLNVLLNMFPNNLAGTFTSNTSVLAIVFLSVCLGLIINRYHNELTLMQKLVEEINKIVTVFLNFVIQTLAPVSVALLLIRTIASYGVDYLKPAAIYMLVTTFSLLLFLTVGYALFIQLMAKINPLPFVRKISEVAIFGFSTSSSAATLPLNMKVAQEELGVDKDITSFVLPLGMTINMNGTAIMQVIAAIFVASSAGYQLSYWNILTISVLALVASVGTPAAPGAGGVILFTILSGMGYSNPASLAAYALILAINRPIEMLVTALNVVGDSATAIYVANSENQLDTQTYFNEAVNANAVEA; this is encoded by the coding sequence ATGGTTGTATCATTAATCAGCGGTTTGGTTATTGGGTTGGTGTTTCTACTGCTGCGACAACACTTATCTGTTCATAATCCAGGCGCTTGGACCGCGATTAATCAGTGGTTATTTGCGGATATTACCGCTGAAGGTAATGAAAATGCACTAGGTCTATTTTATATCGTTGGTCAAGTCTTTGTGCGCTTACTGCAGTTAGTTATCGTGCCGATGGTCTTTACTAGTATTACGTTAGCGATGGTTCATATTAAAGACACCGAAAAATTAGGACGCATTTCCTTTAAAACGATTCGAGGCTTTCTAACCACGTCCATTGCAGCATTATTAATGGCGTCTATCATTGGATATGCTGTGATGAAATTAGGGTGGTTTAATGTGTCACAGCTTGCGATTGAAGGCGCAACCGGCGCAACCGGGAGTAATCCGCTCAATGTGTTGCTCAATATGTTTCCTAATAATTTAGCAGGCACCTTTACAAGTAATACGAGTGTGTTGGCGATTGTCTTTTTATCGGTATGCTTAGGCTTAATCATCAATCGCTATCATAATGAGTTGACACTGATGCAAAAATTAGTTGAAGAGATAAATAAAATTGTAACTGTGTTTTTAAATTTTGTAATTCAGACCTTAGCGCCAGTATCCGTAGCATTGTTATTAATTCGAACCATTGCCAGTTATGGTGTTGATTACTTAAAACCAGCCGCGATTTATATGTTGGTAACTACCTTTAGTTTACTATTATTTTTAACTGTCGGTTATGCATTGTTTATTCAACTGATGGCTAAAATAAATCCACTGCCGTTTGTGCGTAAAATCAGTGAAGTAGCTATTTTTGGATTTTCAACCTCATCAAGTGCGGCGACTTTACCATTAAATATGAAAGTGGCCCAAGAAGAATTAGGTGTCGATAAAGATATAACCTCGTTTGTCTTACCATTAGGGATGACAATTAACATGAATGGGACAGCAATTATGCAAGTGATTGCAGCAATTTTTGTCGCATCAAGTGCGGGCTATCAATTATCCTATTGGAACATTTTGACGATTTCTGTCTTAGCACTGGTGGCTTCAGTCGGGACACCGGCAGCGCCAGGTGCAGGTGGTGTGATTCTGTTTACGATTTTAAGTGGTATGGGCTATAGTAATCCAGCCTCATTGGCAGCTTATGCTTTAATTTTAGCGATTAACCGTCCGATTGAAATGCTCGTAACCGCGTTAAATGTGGTCGGCGACAGTGCCACTGCAATTTATGTTGCTAATAGCGAAAATCAATTGGATACCCAAACGTATTTTAATGAAGCAGTTAATGCAAACGCAGTCGAAGCGTAA
- a CDS encoding type II toxin-antitoxin system HicB family antitoxin, with protein MYLYYAIFSYEDGAYNVSFPDLDGAFTFGDTMSDALHMAKDLLEGWLVIAEDEGDEIPEPSEPKDINLEDGDLLIPIEANVAIARAKFENKLIKKTLTIPKYINMLAEEVGINFSATLTEVLKDKLGV; from the coding sequence ATGTATTTATACTATGCGATTTTTAGTTATGAAGATGGTGCTTATAACGTGTCATTTCCGGACCTAGATGGTGCTTTTACATTTGGTGACACAATGTCCGATGCTTTACACATGGCAAAAGATTTATTAGAGGGGTGGTTAGTCATTGCTGAAGATGAAGGGGATGAGATTCCAGAACCTTCTGAGCCTAAAGATATAAACTTAGAAGATGGTGACTTATTGATTCCTATTGAAGCTAATGTTGCTATTGCGCGCGCTAAATTTGAGAATAAGCTTATTAAAAAGACGTTAACAATTCCTAAATATATTAATATGCTTGCAGAAGAAGTGGGTATTAATTTTTCTGCCACCCTAACTGAAGTATTAAAAGATAAGCTAGGCGTTTAG
- the yghU gene encoding glutathione-dependent disulfide-bond oxidoreductase, giving the protein MEKYTKPDIWQWQQPNEERSGNRPTAGARFEQTLPVGEAPHQVYSLGTPNGIKVAIMFEELKALDIQDAAYDLYQISIGNGDQFGTDFVSINPNSKIPALVDYSTQTPLRIFESGSILLYLAEKFQQFIPQDIAGRTETLNWVFWQTGAGPYIGGGFGHFFHYAPYDMEYPIDRFTMETKRQLDLLDQLLSKRDYIAGDTYTIADMMIWPWYGRLVQGQLYDGSDKFLAVEQYQHLNRWAEQIRQRPAVQRALEVPYQSL; this is encoded by the coding sequence ATGGAAAAATATACTAAACCTGATATTTGGCAATGGCAACAACCTAATGAAGAACGCAGCGGTAATCGTCCGACTGCTGGCGCACGATTTGAACAAACATTACCTGTTGGAGAGGCCCCACACCAAGTGTATTCTCTCGGCACACCCAATGGAATTAAAGTAGCGATAATGTTTGAAGAGTTAAAAGCGTTAGACATTCAAGACGCTGCGTATGACTTATATCAAATCAGTATCGGCAACGGAGACCAGTTTGGTACGGACTTTGTCAGCATCAACCCCAACTCTAAAATCCCTGCACTGGTAGATTACTCTACCCAGACACCATTACGCATTTTTGAATCCGGGTCCATCCTATTATATCTGGCTGAGAAATTTCAACAATTCATTCCGCAAGATATCGCTGGTAGAACTGAAACACTAAACTGGGTATTCTGGCAGACCGGTGCTGGGCCGTATATCGGTGGTGGTTTTGGTCATTTCTTCCATTACGCACCGTATGATATGGAGTATCCAATCGACCGCTTTACGATGGAGACAAAACGCCAATTAGATTTATTAGACCAATTACTCAGTAAACGCGACTACATCGCTGGCGATACGTATACAATTGCTGATATGATGATTTGGCCGTGGTATGGTCGCTTAGTTCAAGGTCAGTTGTATGATGGTTCTGATAAATTTTTAGCTGTAGAACAGTATCAACATCTCAATCGTTGGGCTGAGCAAATCCGTCAACGTCCAGCTGTACAACGCGCACTTGAAGTGCCTTACCAATCATTGTAA
- the nrdF gene encoding class 1b ribonucleoside-diphosphate reductase subunit beta: protein MSKEVENPYLAINWNQIEDMVDKLTWEKLTEQFWLDTRIPLSNDLDDWRTLSHAEKDMIGKVFGGLTLLDTLQSEDAIERLRLAVRTQHEEAVLNNIQFMESVHAKSYSSIFSTLNTKAEIESIFNWTNSNEVLQFKAQKINDAYQNGTDLQAKAASVLLESFLFYSGFFAPLYYLGNNKLANVAEIIKLIIRDESVHGTYIGYKFQLGYERLSESEQEELKAWVYQLTFDLYQNESKFTQMIYDEIGWTEKVKTFVRYNANKALQNLGFDPLFPDTADDVDPIVMNGISTGTSNHDFFSQVGNGYLLGTVEAMENDDYSKWM from the coding sequence ATGTCGAAAGAAGTTGAAAATCCATATTTAGCGATTAACTGGAATCAAATTGAAGATATGGTGGATAAATTAACATGGGAAAAGTTGACCGAGCAGTTTTGGTTAGATACACGTATTCCTTTGTCGAATGATTTAGACGATTGGCGTACACTGTCCCATGCTGAAAAAGATATGATTGGTAAGGTGTTCGGTGGTTTAACGCTACTTGATACCTTGCAATCAGAAGACGCGATTGAACGTTTACGTTTAGCGGTGCGGACACAGCATGAAGAGGCAGTATTGAATAATATTCAATTTATGGAATCTGTCCATGCAAAAAGTTATTCGTCTATCTTTAGTACATTAAATACGAAAGCAGAAATTGAGTCGATTTTTAATTGGACGAATTCCAATGAGGTACTGCAATTTAAAGCGCAAAAAATTAATGATGCGTATCAAAATGGAACGGACTTACAGGCTAAGGCAGCGAGTGTTTTATTGGAATCCTTTTTGTTCTATTCAGGATTCTTTGCGCCTTTGTATTATTTAGGTAACAATAAATTGGCTAATGTCGCAGAAATTATTAAGTTAATTATTCGTGATGAGTCAGTGCATGGAACCTATATTGGGTATAAATTCCAACTCGGTTACGAACGTTTATCAGAAAGTGAGCAAGAAGAATTGAAAGCTTGGGTCTATCAATTGACCTTTGACTTATATCAAAACGAATCAAAATTCACGCAAATGATTTATGATGAAATCGGTTGGACAGAAAAAGTAAAAACATTTGTCCGTTATAATGCGAACAAAGCCTTGCAAAACTTAGGCTTTGACCCACTATTTCCGGACACTGCTGACGACGTTGACCCGATTGTGATGAATGGTATCTCAACAGGTACAAGTAATCACGACTTCTTCTCTCAAGTAGGTAATGGCTATTTATTAGGGACAGTTGAAGCGATGGAAAATGACGATTATTCTAAGTGGATGTAG